In Microbulbifer sp. GL-2, the following are encoded in one genomic region:
- the frr gene encoding ribosome recycling factor → MIEDIKKDAKARMGKALDALAGNFNKIRTGRAHPSILDGIHISYYGSDTPLSQVANVTVEDARTLSVTPWEKNLVPDIEKAIMKSDLGLNPSTAGAVIRIPMPALTEETRKNFIRQARGEAETARVSIRNIRRDSLAEVKSLVKDKEISEDDERRASDEIQKITDQFVAGVDNSLAAKEKDLMEI, encoded by the coding sequence GTGATTGAAGATATCAAAAAAGACGCTAAGGCCCGCATGGGTAAGGCGCTTGACGCACTGGCTGGTAATTTCAATAAAATTCGTACTGGTCGTGCACACCCGAGTATTCTCGATGGTATCCATATTTCCTATTACGGTTCTGATACCCCTTTGTCCCAGGTAGCTAATGTCACTGTTGAAGATGCGCGCACTTTATCGGTAACGCCCTGGGAGAAAAACCTGGTTCCTGATATCGAAAAGGCGATCATGAAGTCTGACCTGGGTTTGAATCCCAGTACAGCAGGTGCGGTTATTCGCATTCCGATGCCAGCTCTGACGGAAGAGACCCGCAAGAATTTTATTCGTCAGGCCCGAGGTGAAGCCGAGACTGCGCGTGTATCAATTCGTAATATTCGCCGTGATTCGTTGGCGGAGGTTAAATCCCTGGTTAAGGACAAGGAAATCTCCGAGGATGATGAGCGCCGCGCTAGCGACGAGATCCAGAAAATTACGGATCAGTTTGTTGCTGGAGTCGATAATTCGCTCGCAGCCAAAGAAAAAGACTTGATGGAAATTTAA
- the pyrH gene encoding UMP kinase produces the protein MPGIKDRKYKRILLKLSGEELMGDQGFGISPKVLDKMALEIGQLVGIGVQVGLVVGGGNLFRGAALSAAGLDRVTGDHMGMLATVMNALALRDALERSNISSRVMSSIQMSGIVDHYDRRAAIRYLERGEVLIFAAGTGNPFFTTDSAACLRGIEIEAELVLKATKVDGVYSADPVLDPSATRYDQLTYDEVLDKKLGVMDLTAICLCREHNMPVRVFRMDKTGALLNIVVGGVEGTLIEEEVKS, from the coding sequence ATGCCCGGTATTAAGGACCGCAAATATAAAAGAATTCTGCTAAAGCTCAGCGGCGAAGAGCTGATGGGCGATCAGGGCTTTGGTATCAGCCCCAAAGTGCTTGACAAGATGGCCCTGGAAATTGGCCAGCTTGTGGGTATTGGTGTGCAGGTGGGTCTGGTTGTGGGTGGAGGTAATCTGTTTCGCGGTGCGGCACTGAGCGCTGCGGGCCTCGATCGGGTAACTGGCGACCATATGGGGATGTTGGCCACAGTGATGAATGCCCTGGCTCTGCGCGATGCTCTGGAGAGGTCCAATATCTCCTCGCGGGTGATGTCCTCAATCCAGATGAGCGGTATCGTGGATCACTATGATCGTCGCGCGGCAATTCGCTACCTGGAGCGGGGTGAAGTGCTAATTTTTGCCGCGGGAACCGGCAACCCGTTTTTCACTACGGACTCTGCAGCCTGTTTGCGCGGGATTGAGATTGAGGCAGAGCTGGTACTGAAGGCCACAAAAGTAGACGGTGTTTACTCGGCTGATCCAGTGTTGGATCCGAGTGCGACCCGTTACGATCAGCTCACCTACGACGAGGTTCTGGATAAGAAGCTGGGTGTGATGGATTTAACCGCAATCTGCCTCTGCCGGGAACACAACATGCCCGTGCGGGTGTTCCGCATGGATAAGACCGGGGCGCTGCTCAATATTGTCGTGGGCGGTGTGGAAGGCACGCTAATCGAAGAGGAAGTGAAATCGTGA
- the tsf gene encoding translation elongation factor Ts: protein MAITASMVKELRERTGLPMMECKKALTAADGDIEKAIEDLRKASGLKAAKKAGRTAADGVVAAKVAEDGSFGVLVEVNSETDFVARDENFQAFVAKVVEKAFADRQQDVAALMDGELETAREALVQKIGENIGVRRIQLVEAPVVGAYVHSNNRIAAIVALSAGEVDLAKDVAMHVTAVNPQVNKPEDMPADVLEKEKDIIKAQPDMEGKPAEIVEKMMGGRIKKFLKENSLVEQPFVKNPDVSIGKLVKDAGADVTSFIRFEVGEGIEKEEVDFAAEVAAQVKSSS from the coding sequence ATGGCGATTACCGCGTCAATGGTAAAAGAACTGCGCGAGCGCACCGGCCTGCCAATGATGGAGTGTAAGAAAGCACTCACCGCAGCGGATGGCGACATCGAGAAAGCGATTGAAGATCTGCGCAAAGCCTCCGGCCTGAAGGCTGCCAAGAAAGCTGGCCGTACTGCTGCTGATGGCGTTGTTGCTGCCAAAGTTGCTGAAGATGGCAGCTTCGGTGTTTTGGTTGAAGTGAATTCTGAGACTGACTTCGTTGCGCGCGACGAAAACTTCCAAGCTTTTGTTGCCAAGGTTGTAGAAAAGGCGTTTGCTGATCGTCAGCAAGACGTTGCTGCACTGATGGATGGTGAGCTGGAAACTGCTCGTGAAGCGCTGGTGCAGAAGATTGGCGAGAACATCGGTGTGCGTCGTATCCAGCTGGTTGAGGCTCCGGTTGTGGGTGCTTACGTACACTCCAACAATCGTATTGCAGCCATTGTGGCTCTGAGCGCTGGTGAGGTTGACTTGGCGAAAGATGTTGCCATGCACGTTACTGCGGTAAACCCCCAGGTGAACAAACCTGAAGATATGCCTGCGGACGTTCTGGAGAAAGAGAAGGACATCATCAAGGCTCAGCCTGATATGGAAGGCAAGCCTGCTGAAATCGTTGAGAAAATGATGGGTGGCCGCATCAAGAAGTTCTTGAAAGAGAACAGCTTGGTCGAGCAGCCGTTTGTTAAGAACCCCGATGTAAGTATTGGCAAACTGGTGAAAGACGCCGGTGCCGACGTAACTTCCTTCATTCGCTTTGAGGTGGGTGAAGGTATCGAGAAAGAAGAGGTGGATTTCGCAGCGGAAGTTGCCGCTCAGGTTAAGTCCTCTTCCTAA
- the rpsB gene encoding 30S ribosomal protein S2 — protein MPQVSMRDMLQAGVHFGHQTRYWNPKMGQYIFGARNKIHIINLEHTVPAFNEALQVVKGMAAQKKKILFVGTKRAAQKSIKEQAERCGQPYVSNRWLGGMLTNYKTIRASIKRFRDLEVQSQDGTFEKLTKKEALMRTRTMEKLERSIGGIKDMGGLPDAIFVIDVEHERIAIQEANKLGIPVIGVVDTNSDPIGVDYVIPGNDDAIRAIKLYTTVVADAVLAGAAEAGSAVNKNEYVEASDDDAAAE, from the coding sequence ATGCCGCAAGTAAGTATGCGCGATATGCTGCAGGCTGGTGTTCATTTTGGTCACCAGACCCGCTACTGGAACCCGAAGATGGGTCAATACATCTTTGGTGCCCGCAACAAGATTCATATCATCAACCTGGAGCACACTGTACCGGCTTTCAACGAAGCCCTGCAGGTTGTCAAGGGGATGGCCGCTCAAAAGAAAAAGATTCTGTTTGTTGGCACCAAGCGCGCCGCACAGAAATCTATCAAAGAGCAGGCTGAGCGCTGTGGCCAGCCTTACGTCAGCAACCGCTGGCTGGGTGGTATGCTCACCAACTACAAAACCATCCGCGCTTCCATCAAGCGTTTCCGCGATCTCGAAGTTCAGTCCCAGGACGGTACTTTCGAGAAGCTGACCAAGAAAGAAGCCCTGATGCGTACTCGTACCATGGAGAAGCTTGAGCGCTCCATCGGTGGTATCAAGGACATGGGTGGCCTGCCCGACGCAATCTTCGTGATCGATGTTGAGCACGAGCGTATTGCTATCCAGGAAGCCAACAAGCTGGGTATTCCGGTAATTGGTGTTGTTGATACCAACAGCGACCCTATTGGTGTTGACTACGTGATCCCCGGTAACGACGACGCTATTCGCGCAATCAAACTGTACACTACTGTTGTAGCCGACGCGGTACTCGCCGGTGCAGCTGAAGCTGGTAGCGCAGTGAATAAAAATGAGTACGTCGAAGCTAGCGATGACGACGCTGCTGCAGAGTAA
- the map gene encoding type I methionyl aminopeptidase produces MTSAIKTPEQIAKMRIAGRLAAEVLEMIGEYVVPGVTTEELDRRCHEHIVNVQKAIPACLGYRGFPKSICTSVNEVVCHGIPAESKVLKKGDIINIDVTVIKDGWFGDTSKMFFVGKPAAHAERLVRVTQECMYKAIQIVRPGTTLGDIGHVIQQHAEKNYYSVVRDFCGHGIGDVFHEEPQIMHYGQPGTGEVLQEGMTFTIEPMINAGKAATRVLGDGWTAITRDRRLSAQWEHTMAVTSDGVEVLTARSEEQL; encoded by the coding sequence ATGACCTCAGCCATAAAGACCCCGGAACAAATTGCCAAGATGCGCATCGCAGGCCGCCTCGCTGCAGAGGTCCTGGAGATGATTGGTGAGTATGTCGTTCCCGGCGTCACTACGGAAGAACTGGACCGGCGCTGCCACGAGCACATCGTCAATGTGCAAAAGGCTATCCCCGCTTGCCTCGGCTACCGCGGTTTCCCGAAGTCCATATGCACCTCCGTCAACGAAGTGGTATGCCACGGTATACCTGCAGAAAGCAAAGTGCTGAAAAAGGGCGATATCATCAATATCGATGTCACCGTTATTAAGGACGGCTGGTTTGGCGACACCAGTAAAATGTTCTTCGTTGGCAAACCTGCCGCACACGCTGAACGCTTGGTTCGCGTGACCCAGGAGTGCATGTACAAAGCCATTCAGATCGTGCGCCCCGGCACCACCCTCGGTGATATCGGCCACGTCATTCAACAGCATGCCGAGAAGAACTACTACTCAGTAGTGCGCGACTTCTGTGGCCACGGTATCGGCGATGTATTCCACGAGGAACCGCAAATCATGCACTACGGACAGCCGGGCACCGGCGAGGTGCTGCAAGAAGGAATGACCTTTACTATCGAGCCGATGATCAATGCAGGTAAGGCCGCTACCCGCGTCCTGGGCGACGGCTGGACCGCGATCACCAGGGACCGTAGATTATCGGCACAATGGGAGCACACTATGGCGGTCACCAGCGATGGGGTTGAAGTATTAACCGCGCGTAGCGAGGAGCAGCTTTAA
- a CDS encoding [protein-PII] uridylyltransferase, whose protein sequence is MQPATLPHFEHPLFFFDQARFRLDLAAGEKHPLQVFKDAVGAAEHQMAERFREGEDVSTLIHERALFIDCLLHYAWHQHDWKPGIGLLAVGGYGRGELHPYSDIDLLILTSAPANSDTIENIERFVAFLWDLGLEIGHSVRSVEECLDLAEQDITVMTNLTESRTIVGDTAPGEQLASSLEQKKLWPMEEFFHAKFAEQEERHNRQQAAEYILEPNIKNSPGGLRDIQTISWVAKYFFRVRTLKQLQGKAFFTEEEFAILQSGESFLWRVRYGLHLLAGRAEERLLFDYQRELAKQFGFEDSDTQLAVEQFMHSYYRTVMALRQLNDVLLQYLGEAISTPGGGQNLTPINERFQIRDCAIEVVHPQVFNKYPSALLEIFVLMARNPQITRVRASTTRLIHEHRHLIDQDFRSDPTNSELFMQLLRSPRGLSSQLSRMTRYGILGRYLPEFGRVTGQMQHDLFHIYTVDAHTLQVVRNMRSFRSPEAREKFPLAADILERMRQPELLYIAGLYHDIAKGRGGDHSKLGVVDAAEFCQRHQLPARDRRLVCWLVEKHLLMSQVSQKQDISDPEVVHAFAREVGDREHLDYLYALTVADINATNPELWNSWRASLMRQLYQATQHALRRGLENPIDREEIIEETRSLALEKLCAMGLPEVSVENIWAQMGEDYFVRESADNITWHTAAIHELHSNAPLEQSDTLVLTRNSGPGEHDGATQVFVYTPDRANVFAAAVTGLDMLNLSVHDARLYNSASGYTLDTFYVLDESGQPLLDEPKRLQQIRTTLQQELALVEDYSKVIQRRTPRRLKMFELESQAHLSAEPGDLYSTLEITSADRPGLLARIARIFIAHDLRLHNAKISTLGERVEDIFHITDAEGRPLCGKEANRALEEAICQELDEHTAPQ, encoded by the coding sequence ATGCAGCCGGCCACTCTCCCCCACTTTGAACACCCCCTATTCTTCTTTGATCAGGCCAGATTTCGTCTGGATCTTGCCGCCGGTGAAAAGCACCCCCTGCAGGTTTTCAAGGATGCTGTTGGCGCAGCGGAACACCAGATGGCTGAGCGCTTTCGTGAGGGGGAGGATGTCAGCACCCTGATACATGAGCGCGCCCTTTTTATAGATTGTCTTCTGCACTACGCCTGGCACCAGCATGATTGGAAGCCCGGTATCGGCCTGCTCGCAGTTGGTGGCTATGGTCGTGGCGAATTGCACCCCTATTCAGATATCGACCTGCTGATACTCACCAGCGCTCCTGCAAACTCAGACACAATCGAAAATATTGAGCGGTTTGTAGCCTTCCTCTGGGACCTTGGCTTGGAAATCGGCCACTCTGTACGCAGCGTGGAAGAATGCCTGGACCTTGCCGAACAGGACATTACCGTGATGACCAATCTCACGGAGTCCCGCACAATAGTGGGCGACACCGCACCCGGAGAGCAACTGGCATCCTCACTGGAACAAAAGAAACTCTGGCCCATGGAGGAATTTTTCCACGCCAAGTTTGCCGAGCAGGAGGAGCGCCATAACCGCCAGCAGGCGGCAGAGTACATTCTTGAGCCCAATATCAAAAACTCCCCCGGCGGGCTGCGCGATATCCAAACTATCTCCTGGGTAGCTAAATATTTTTTCCGGGTACGCACCCTTAAGCAGCTGCAGGGCAAAGCGTTTTTTACCGAAGAGGAATTCGCCATCCTCCAGTCCGGCGAGAGCTTCCTATGGCGAGTGCGCTACGGCCTGCACCTCCTCGCCGGCCGCGCCGAAGAACGCCTATTGTTTGACTACCAGAGAGAGCTGGCCAAGCAGTTTGGCTTCGAGGACAGCGACACCCAGCTGGCAGTCGAGCAGTTTATGCACAGCTACTACCGGACTGTGATGGCCTTGCGTCAACTCAATGACGTATTACTACAATACCTCGGTGAAGCCATCTCAACGCCTGGCGGTGGGCAGAACCTCACCCCCATCAATGAACGCTTCCAGATTCGCGACTGTGCAATTGAGGTTGTCCACCCGCAGGTTTTTAACAAGTATCCCTCAGCCCTGCTGGAAATTTTTGTGCTGATGGCAAGAAACCCACAGATTACCCGGGTACGAGCCTCTACAACCCGGCTGATTCATGAACATCGGCACTTGATCGACCAGGACTTCCGCTCCGACCCCACCAACAGCGAACTGTTTATGCAGTTACTTCGCTCTCCTCGCGGACTTTCTTCACAGCTATCACGTATGACCCGCTATGGAATTCTCGGGCGCTACCTGCCTGAATTCGGGCGGGTTACAGGCCAAATGCAGCATGATTTATTCCATATCTACACCGTGGATGCCCACACTCTACAAGTTGTGCGCAATATGCGCAGCTTTCGCAGCCCGGAGGCGCGTGAGAAATTTCCTCTCGCCGCAGACATACTCGAACGTATGCGCCAGCCGGAATTACTGTACATTGCCGGTCTCTACCACGATATCGCCAAAGGCCGAGGCGGAGACCACTCCAAGCTGGGCGTGGTAGATGCCGCTGAGTTCTGCCAACGTCATCAACTGCCTGCACGCGATCGCCGACTGGTCTGCTGGTTGGTGGAGAAGCACCTGTTGATGAGCCAGGTATCACAAAAGCAGGACATCAGTGATCCCGAGGTGGTGCACGCCTTTGCCCGCGAAGTCGGCGACCGCGAGCACCTGGACTACCTTTACGCTCTAACGGTGGCCGATATCAATGCCACCAATCCAGAACTGTGGAACAGCTGGCGCGCCAGCCTGATGCGCCAACTTTATCAAGCTACCCAACACGCCCTTCGCCGCGGCCTGGAAAACCCGATCGACCGCGAGGAAATCATTGAGGAAACCCGCAGCCTCGCACTGGAAAAGCTGTGTGCCATGGGTCTCCCAGAAGTCTCGGTAGAAAATATCTGGGCACAGATGGGCGAAGATTACTTTGTGCGCGAGAGTGCCGATAACATTACCTGGCACACCGCAGCTATCCATGAGCTGCATAGCAATGCCCCGCTGGAGCAAAGTGATACCCTGGTGCTGACTCGTAACTCGGGCCCTGGTGAACATGACGGCGCCACCCAGGTATTCGTGTACACCCCGGATAGAGCCAATGTTTTCGCCGCCGCTGTCACCGGGCTCGATATGCTCAACCTGAGCGTGCACGATGCTCGCCTGTATAACTCCGCCTCGGGCTATACGCTGGATACCTTCTATGTACTGGATGAATCCGGTCAGCCGCTGCTTGACGAACCAAAGAGATTACAGCAAATTCGAACAACGCTGCAGCAGGAGCTGGCGTTGGTAGAGGACTACTCCAAGGTAATCCAGCGACGCACTCCACGCCGCCTGAAGATGTTCGAGCTGGAGAGCCAGGCGCACTTGTCCGCCGAACCCGGGGACCTCTATAGCACACTGGAAATAACCAGCGCTGACAGGCCCGGCCTTCTTGCGCGCATTGCACGTATTTTTATCGCCCACGACCTGCGCCTGCACAACGCCAAGATTTCTACTCTCGGCGAGCGGGTAGAGGACATCTTCCACATCACCGATGCCGAAGGGCGCCCCCTGTGCGGCAAAGAAGCTAACCGAGCTTTGGAAGAGGCAATCTGCCAGGAGCTGGACGAACACACAGCACCGCAATAA
- the dapC gene encoding succinyldiaminopimelate transaminase — MNPNLEKLQPYPFSKLHALKAGLEAADKPHIALSIGEPKHTPPEFVRSELIRHLDKLASYPLTKGLEPLRKSIADWLCKRFHLDRVCADTQVLPVNGTREALFAFAQAMVSPGSKVLMPNPFYQIYEGAALLAGAQPHFINCVSANGFKPDFASIPESVWHQCELLYICSPGNPTGALLETAELQWLIQLADRYDFTIASDECYSELYFDEASPPSGLLQACKEIGRNDYRRCVVFHSLSKRSNLPGLRSGFVAGDAQLLEKFLLYRTYHGCAMPLPNQYASIAAWQDEEHVQQNRSLYRQKFDAVLDILDGCVEVSAPQASFYLWPRVGDGEHFARELFRQQNITVLPGSFLARESEGLNPGDEYVRMALVATLDECVEAARRLKTFCS, encoded by the coding sequence ATGAACCCCAACCTGGAAAAGTTGCAGCCCTACCCATTCAGCAAACTGCACGCCCTCAAAGCGGGCCTGGAAGCAGCGGACAAACCGCATATTGCCCTCTCTATTGGCGAACCGAAACATACCCCACCAGAGTTTGTGCGCAGCGAATTGATTCGACATCTCGATAAGCTTGCATCCTATCCGCTGACCAAAGGCCTGGAGCCTCTACGTAAGTCAATCGCAGACTGGTTGTGCAAGCGTTTCCACCTAGACCGGGTTTGTGCGGACACCCAGGTACTCCCAGTAAACGGCACACGTGAGGCACTCTTCGCCTTCGCCCAAGCAATGGTGTCGCCGGGCAGCAAGGTCCTGATGCCCAACCCCTTTTACCAAATCTACGAGGGGGCGGCACTGCTTGCCGGAGCACAGCCACACTTTATCAACTGTGTCTCTGCCAACGGCTTTAAGCCTGACTTCGCCTCTATTCCCGAGTCAGTGTGGCATCAGTGCGAACTGCTATATATCTGTTCGCCGGGTAATCCTACCGGAGCACTACTGGAAACAGCTGAACTACAGTGGCTGATACAGTTGGCTGATCGCTACGATTTCACCATCGCTTCGGATGAGTGCTATTCGGAACTCTACTTCGATGAAGCATCACCGCCCAGTGGGCTACTGCAAGCCTGTAAGGAAATAGGCCGCAACGATTATCGCCGCTGCGTGGTGTTCCACAGTCTGTCGAAACGATCCAATCTCCCCGGTCTGCGCTCTGGGTTTGTTGCCGGTGACGCTCAACTGCTGGAAAAGTTTCTGCTCTACCGCACATACCACGGCTGTGCCATGCCACTACCAAACCAATACGCATCCATCGCCGCCTGGCAGGACGAGGAGCACGTACAGCAAAATCGCTCACTCTACCGGCAGAAATTTGATGCAGTACTCGATATCCTTGACGGCTGCGTCGAAGTAAGCGCCCCCCAGGCAAGCTTTTACCTGTGGCCGCGTGTCGGTGATGGGGAGCACTTTGCCCGCGAACTGTTTCGCCAACAGAACATCACTGTCCTGCCTGGTTCATTCCTTGCCCGTGAGAGCGAGGGCCTTAACCCGGGGGACGAATATGTGCGCATGGCTCTAGTTGCGACCCTTGATGAATGCGTGGAGGCAGCTCGGCGACTCAAGACATTTTGCAGCTAG
- the nth gene encoding endonuclease III: MAVKNLLKQERVDFIQQRLEELYPETPIPLDHNDSYTLLVAVLLSAQCTDERVNQVTPALWLLADNPVDMAQVPVEKIQEVIRPCGLSPQKSKAISKLSQILVNEYHSAVPENMAALETLPGVGHKTASVVMSQAFGHPAFPVDTHIHRLAQRWGLTSGKNVTQTEKDLKRLFPREKWNKLHLQIIFYGREYCSARGCDGTVCEICTTCYPNRKNPKKTQKA, encoded by the coding sequence ATGGCAGTAAAAAACTTACTCAAGCAGGAACGCGTGGATTTTATCCAACAGCGTCTTGAAGAACTTTACCCAGAAACCCCCATCCCCCTCGACCACAATGACTCTTATACGTTGCTGGTGGCCGTATTGCTATCCGCACAATGCACTGATGAGCGCGTCAACCAGGTCACCCCGGCACTCTGGCTACTGGCTGACAATCCCGTAGATATGGCACAGGTGCCAGTGGAAAAAATCCAGGAAGTCATCCGCCCATGCGGGCTGTCCCCACAAAAATCCAAAGCCATCAGTAAACTGTCACAGATTCTGGTCAACGAGTACCACAGCGCTGTGCCTGAAAATATGGCTGCACTTGAAACCCTACCAGGAGTCGGCCATAAGACCGCTAGCGTGGTAATGTCACAAGCATTTGGCCACCCTGCCTTTCCAGTGGATACTCATATTCATCGCCTCGCCCAGCGCTGGGGTCTCACCAGCGGGAAAAATGTCACCCAAACAGAAAAGGATCTAAAACGACTGTTTCCCAGGGAAAAGTGGAATAAATTACATTTGCAGATTATTTTCTACGGCCGGGAATACTGCTCTGCACGGGGCTGCGATGGCACCGTATGTGAAATCTGCACCACTTGTTACCCCAACCGCAAAAACCCCAAGAAAACCCAAAAGGCGTAA
- a CDS encoding ArsC family reductase, producing MITLYGIKNCDTVKKARKWLEKNGIDYQFHDFREDGMGNVPLKTWLDKFGWQEVLNRRSTSWRALTDEQKNGMDNDAAFALASETPTLIRRPVTTSGDTTHFGFKEAEFTQLAG from the coding sequence GTGATTACTCTGTACGGAATTAAAAACTGCGACACTGTAAAGAAGGCCCGCAAATGGCTGGAAAAGAACGGGATCGATTACCAATTTCACGATTTCCGCGAAGACGGCATGGGCAATGTGCCCCTGAAAACCTGGCTGGATAAATTTGGGTGGCAGGAAGTACTGAACCGCCGCTCTACCAGCTGGCGTGCACTTACGGACGAACAGAAAAACGGCATGGATAATGACGCAGCCTTTGCACTCGCCAGTGAGACCCCCACTCTGATCAGACGCCCGGTAACCACCAGTGGCGATACCACCCACTTCGGTTTTAAAGAGGCCGAGTTCACCCAACTTGCCGGCTGA
- the dapD gene encoding 2,3,4,5-tetrahydropyridine-2,6-dicarboxylate N-succinyltransferase, whose amino-acid sequence MSDMYSIGFGVGTCNNKGDWLEVYYPKPLLKPDADVAAAVKETLNIGEGNFSLSLDPAQLHPLEKKLRQLGATEQADILQQFTITQRPLAAVVLSTDEAPQSLPEAYLKLHLLSHRLVRPHETKLDGIFGKLANVAWTNQGAIDLEELPQRQLEARLKGEHLEVSCVDKFPKMTNYVIPTGVRIAHTARVRLGAYLGEGTTIMHEGFVNFNAGTEGPGMIEGRISAGVFVGAGSDLGGSSSTMGTLSGGGNIIISVGANCLLGANAGIGIPLGDRCTVEAGLYITAGTKVALLDDSGKLVEYIKARELAGKSDLLFRRNSTNGAVECLTNKSAIELNEALHSN is encoded by the coding sequence ATGAGCGATATGTATAGCATTGGTTTTGGCGTTGGTACTTGTAACAACAAGGGTGACTGGCTGGAAGTTTACTATCCAAAACCGCTGCTGAAACCCGATGCAGATGTGGCTGCAGCAGTCAAAGAAACCCTGAATATCGGCGAAGGCAATTTCAGCCTGTCGCTGGACCCTGCCCAACTGCACCCCCTGGAAAAGAAGCTACGGCAGCTGGGCGCTACCGAGCAGGCGGACATCCTGCAGCAATTCACTATTACCCAACGACCACTTGCTGCAGTGGTACTCTCGACCGACGAAGCACCTCAATCTCTCCCCGAAGCCTACTTGAAGCTGCACTTGCTCTCCCACCGCTTAGTGAGGCCCCACGAAACCAAGCTTGACGGCATCTTTGGCAAACTGGCCAATGTGGCCTGGACTAACCAGGGGGCGATCGACTTGGAAGAGCTACCCCAGCGCCAACTGGAAGCCCGGCTGAAAGGAGAACACCTGGAAGTATCCTGTGTCGACAAGTTTCCCAAGATGACAAATTACGTGATCCCCACCGGAGTCCGTATTGCCCATACTGCCCGCGTACGTCTTGGTGCCTACCTTGGCGAAGGCACCACCATAATGCACGAGGGCTTCGTGAACTTTAACGCTGGCACAGAGGGGCCTGGCATGATTGAGGGCCGCATTTCAGCAGGTGTGTTTGTCGGCGCAGGTTCTGACCTGGGTGGCAGCAGCTCCACCATGGGCACCCTGTCAGGGGGTGGCAATATTATCATTTCCGTCGGTGCCAATTGCCTACTTGGCGCCAACGCAGGTATCGGTATCCCTCTCGGGGACCGCTGCACTGTAGAAGCGGGCCTCTACATCACCGCCGGTACCAAGGTGGCCCTACTGGACGACAGCGGCAAACTTGTTGAATATATTAAGGCGCGCGAACTGGCTGGAAAATCTGATCTGCTGTTCCGCAGGAATTCCACTAATGGTGCGGTGGAATGCCTGACTAACAAGAGTGCAATTGAGCTCAACGAAGCGCTACACAGCAATTAA